A part of Emys orbicularis isolate rEmyOrb1 chromosome 13, rEmyOrb1.hap1, whole genome shotgun sequence genomic DNA contains:
- the LOC135888080 gene encoding olfactory receptor 14A16-like, with protein MSNQTIVIEFLLLGFSDVREQQILHFQVFLVIYLAALVGNLLIITVIALDQHLHTPMYFFLGNLSFLDLCYISVTVPKSMADSLTNNRLISFSGCVTQVFLVITFTAAELAFLTVMVYDRYIAICCPLHYKVTMNRVACAQMAAGSWISSMMCSILHTANTFRLHFCRSNVIAQFFCDIPQLLKISCSDTQANAIVMIALGSLLDVVCFVLIIVSYIHIFSTVMRIPSEQGRYKAFSTCIPYLVVFCLFISTASFTYMRPRSMSSTSLDLMAAVFYCVVPPLMNPIIYSLRNKEIKESLWKMIGRIFFSQKK; from the coding sequence ATGTCCAACCAAACCATCGTGAttgagttccttctcctgggattctctgacgTGCGGGAACAGCAGATTTTACACTTCCAGGTGTTTCTAGTGATTTACCTGGCAGCCCTGGTGGGGAATCTTCTCATCATCACCGTCATAGCCCTCGaccagcaccttcacacccccatgtactttttcctggGCAACTTATCCTTCCTAGACCTCTGCTATATCTCAGTCACGGTCCCCAAGTCCATGGCTGACTCCCTAACCAACAACAGACTCATCTCTTTCTCTGGATGTGTCACCCAAGTCTTTCTGGTTATAACttttacagcagcagagctggcctTTCTCACGGTGATGGTGTATGACCGCTACATTGCAATATGCTGCCCTCTGCATTACAAGGTGACTATGAACAGAGTTGCATGTGCCCAGATGGCAGCTGGTTCATGGATCAGCAGCATGATGTGCTCTATATTACACACAGCTAATACCTTTAGGTTACATTTCTGCAGGTCCAATGTTATCGCTCAGTTTTTCTGTGATATCCCACAGTTGCTAAAGATCTCTTGCTCTGATACACAAGCTAATGCAATAGTCATGATTGCTCTTGGATCACTTCTAGATGTGGTCTGCTTTGTATTGATAATTGTGTCCTACATTCACATCTTCTCCACGGTGatgagaatcccctctgagcagggcaggtacaaagccttctccacctgcatccCATacctggttgttttttgtttatttatcagTACCGCATCATTTACGTACATGAGGCCCAGATCGATGTCTTCAACATCTCTAGATCTGATGGCTGCTGTGTTCTATTGTGTGGTGCCACCACTAATGAATCCAATCATTTACAGTCTAAGAAACAAAGAGATAAAAGAGTCTCTATGGAAAATGATAGGCAGGATATTTTTTTCTCAAAAGAAATGA